In Desulfobaccales bacterium, one DNA window encodes the following:
- a CDS encoding DUF202 domain-containing protein, which produces MNDHLSQKSMANELAKERSRQASDRTLMAWVRTSLSLIGFGFAIANFRAILMNAGLVSNPREYANVALAFGLSFIGLGVLGLMAATIQHWKILQHLKRDDFTYTGFRPLAFIMAILLMLIGLFAFIAVLVH; this is translated from the coding sequence ATGAATGATCACCTCAGCCAAAAGAGCATGGCCAACGAACTGGCCAAAGAGCGCAGCCGACAGGCCTCGGACCGGACCCTCATGGCCTGGGTGCGCACCTCCCTGTCCCTCATCGGCTTCGGTTTTGCCATCGCCAATTTCCGAGCCATTCTCATGAACGCCGGGCTGGTAAGCAACCCTCGGGAATATGCCAACGTGGCCCTGGCCTTTGGCTTAAGTTTCATCGGCTTGGGGGTCCTGGGGTTGATGGCCGCTACTATTCAGCACTGGAAAATCCTCCAGCATCTCAAACGGGACGACTTTACTTATACCGGGTTCCGGCCCCTGGCGTTCATCATGGCGATTCTGCTGATGCTGATCGGCTTGTTTGCCTTTATTGCAGTATTGGTGCATTAA
- a CDS encoding alkyl sulfatase dimerization domain-containing protein, with translation MCNHSSCSGQAHFHPKGKLPSTYTIEAQKHQRKILPLADKRDFEEAHHGFIAVPDYKVIKNDQGGIAWDLGRYDFLLQGQDFDSIHPSLQRQAILNMDFGLFEVVPGIYQVRGFDLAVISFIKGKTGWIIIDPLTVKETSRAALKFVNEKLGARPVVAVIISHSHADHFGGIRGVVSDDDLKAGKIQILAPKGFMHEAISENLYAGNAMVRRKVFTYGDALPASPFGHVDMAIGKNVAAGEVGILPPTRVIMEPIEELEIDGVHMVFQNTPGTEAPAEMNTWFPDFDALWLAENVVAGLHNVLTLRGAPVRDTLAWAKYINVALHKWGDKAKVIFQSHNWPRWGKERIQEVLRGERDMYANLNNQVLHLANQGVTINEIHNVYEPPQTLQNQWFARGYHGTYAHNSRAVIQRYLGFWDCNPATLLPLSPRDSAPLFVEMMGGAAKIMPKARELYDLGKYREAQEILNKLVYAEPDNQEAKELLADVWEQLGYQSEGAGVRYIYLVGAKELRDGIIPVAAAKAGSPDFVRGTTTEMFLDYLAILVDTKKAAGLQFKINLFTPDNGEKFVIEMSNATLTTLAGYTAPDPDLTITIDRAQLEDVMIGTAKLVDKVKAGKAKLEGNIQVLEQLKATLVKFDPFFEILPGTKPTAAPAGTPAKDEVFEDDAPVVKEP, from the coding sequence ATGTGTAACCATTCGTCATGTAGTGGTCAGGCACACTTCCACCCCAAGGGCAAACTGCCCTCGACGTACACCATAGAGGCGCAGAAGCACCAGAGAAAAATTTTACCCCTGGCCGACAAGCGGGATTTTGAAGAGGCCCATCATGGCTTTATCGCAGTCCCTGATTACAAGGTAATCAAAAATGACCAAGGCGGCATCGCCTGGGATCTGGGCCGCTACGACTTCCTGCTGCAAGGCCAGGATTTCGACTCCATCCATCCCTCCCTGCAGCGGCAGGCCATTCTGAACATGGATTTCGGCCTCTTCGAGGTGGTTCCTGGCATCTACCAGGTGCGCGGCTTCGACCTGGCCGTCATCTCCTTCATCAAGGGCAAGACCGGCTGGATCATCATCGATCCCCTGACCGTGAAGGAAACGTCCCGGGCCGCTCTCAAATTTGTCAATGAGAAACTGGGGGCCCGGCCGGTGGTGGCGGTGATCATCTCCCACTCCCACGCCGACCATTTCGGTGGCATCCGGGGTGTGGTGAGCGATGACGACCTCAAGGCGGGCAAAATCCAGATCCTGGCGCCCAAGGGCTTCATGCACGAGGCCATTTCTGAGAACCTCTATGCCGGCAATGCCATGGTGCGGCGCAAGGTCTTTACCTACGGCGACGCCCTGCCCGCCAGCCCATTCGGCCACGTGGACATGGCCATCGGCAAGAACGTGGCGGCCGGGGAGGTGGGCATCCTGCCGCCCACCCGGGTCATTATGGAACCCATCGAAGAGTTGGAAATCGACGGGGTGCACATGGTCTTTCAGAATACCCCCGGCACCGAGGCCCCCGCAGAAATGAATACCTGGTTTCCCGACTTCGATGCCCTCTGGCTGGCGGAGAACGTGGTGGCCGGCCTGCACAACGTCCTCACCCTCCGGGGGGCCCCGGTGCGCGATACCCTCGCCTGGGCCAAGTACATCAACGTCGCCCTCCACAAGTGGGGTGATAAGGCCAAGGTCATCTTCCAGTCCCACAACTGGCCGCGCTGGGGGAAAGAACGCATTCAGGAAGTGCTGCGCGGGGAGAGGGACATGTACGCCAATCTCAACAACCAGGTCCTGCACCTGGCCAACCAGGGGGTCACCATCAACGAGATCCACAATGTGTATGAACCACCGCAAACCCTCCAGAACCAGTGGTTCGCCCGCGGCTATCACGGCACCTACGCCCACAACAGCCGCGCCGTCATCCAGCGCTACCTGGGCTTCTGGGACTGCAATCCCGCCACCCTGCTCCCCCTGTCGCCCCGGGACAGCGCGCCGCTCTTTGTGGAAATGATGGGCGGCGCCGCCAAGATAATGCCGAAGGCCCGGGAGCTTTACGATCTGGGCAAATACCGGGAGGCCCAGGAAATCCTGAACAAGCTGGTCTATGCCGAGCCCGACAACCAGGAGGCCAAGGAGCTCCTGGCCGACGTCTGGGAGCAGCTCGGCTACCAGTCCGAGGGCGCTGGCGTCCGCTATATTTACCTGGTGGGGGCCAAGGAGCTCCGGGATGGTATCATCCCGGTGGCGGCGGCGAAAGCCGGCAGTCCTGACTTTGTGCGGGGCACCACCACGGAGATGTTCCTCGATTACCTGGCCATTCTGGTGGACACCAAAAAAGCCGCGGGCCTGCAGTTCAAGATCAACCTGTTCACCCCGGACAACGGCGAGAAATTTGTTATCGAGATGAGCAACGCCACCCTCACCACCCTCGCGGGTTACACGGCCCCGGACCCGGACCTGACCATCACCATTGACCGCGCTCAATTGGAAGACGTGATGATCGGCACCGCCAAGCTGGTGGATAAGGTCAAAGCCGGCAAGGCCAAACTGGAGGGCAATATTCAGGTTCTGGAGCAGCTAAAAGCCACCCTGGTGAAGTTTGACCCCTTCTTTGAGATTCTGCCGGGCACCAAGCCCACCGCCGCCCCGGCCGGCACACCCGCCAAAGACGAGGTCTTTGAGGATGATGCCCCGGTGGTGAAGGAACCGTAA
- a CDS encoding MFS transporter yields the protein MGTRALLLLTGLNLLDYLDRYLLAALASLIKEELSLSGRAYGFLGTAFFLVYLVTSPLFGWLGDRYGRLRLMAAGAALWSVATSLTAWVSSYPWLVLTRGLVGVGEASFGTLAPAYMADRLPLNRRSAALGIFYLAIPVGAALAYLAGGFLGSRFGWRPVFLLGGVPGLLLAWSVTRLPAAALAPPTNPEKAIDPQASFLALWRVPTLRRLMLGYGMTTFTLGGLAFWMPRFLEVAKGLSLAQANYLLFGAVTVAGGLGTVIGGYLGSRLMARRAHAPLWLSAGGALFALPLGALAIFAAAPELYIPGIVGAIFLLFLNPGLLTAVVVSVAGPARRARAVALNIIVIHLVGDVPSPFLIGLVADVWHLTAGVALTLVALVLAGAFFLAAVPHVEEDLRRAGETGAPLLNGV from the coding sequence ATGGGAACCCGCGCCCTCCTGCTCCTCACCGGCCTCAACCTCCTGGATTACCTGGACCGGTATCTCCTGGCCGCTCTGGCCAGCCTCATCAAGGAAGAGCTCAGCTTGAGCGGGCGGGCCTATGGGTTTCTGGGCACCGCCTTTTTCCTGGTCTATCTGGTGACCTCCCCCCTCTTCGGCTGGCTGGGGGACCGCTACGGCCGTCTGCGGCTCATGGCCGCCGGCGCCGCCTTGTGGTCGGTGGCCACCAGCCTTACCGCCTGGGTGAGCTCCTACCCCTGGCTGGTGCTCACCCGGGGCTTGGTGGGGGTGGGGGAGGCCTCCTTTGGCACCCTGGCCCCGGCCTACATGGCCGACCGCCTGCCCCTGAACCGCCGCAGCGCCGCATTGGGCATTTTCTACCTGGCCATTCCCGTGGGGGCGGCCCTGGCTTATCTGGCCGGGGGGTTTCTGGGAAGCCGCTTCGGCTGGCGGCCCGTCTTTCTGTTGGGGGGCGTGCCGGGTCTGCTTCTGGCCTGGTCGGTGACCCGGCTGCCGGCGGCGGCGCTGGCTCCTCCCACCAACCCGGAAAAGGCCATTGACCCCCAGGCCTCCTTCCTGGCCCTGTGGCGGGTGCCCACCCTCAGGAGGCTGATGCTGGGCTACGGCATGACCACTTTCACTTTGGGAGGCCTGGCCTTCTGGATGCCCCGCTTCCTGGAGGTGGCCAAAGGCCTGAGCCTGGCCCAGGCCAATTATCTCCTCTTCGGCGCGGTGACCGTGGCCGGCGGGCTGGGGACGGTCATCGGGGGCTATCTGGGGAGTCGGCTCATGGCCCGCCGGGCCCATGCGCCTTTGTGGCTCAGCGCCGGGGGAGCCCTTTTCGCTTTGCCTCTGGGAGCCCTGGCCATTTTCGCCGCCGCCCCCGAGCTGTATATTCCAGGGATTGTGGGGGCCATCTTTTTGCTCTTTCTTAACCCCGGTCTCCTCACCGCGGTGGTGGTGAGTGTGGCCGGACCGGCCCGCCGGGCCCGGGCGGTGGCCCTGAACATCATCGTCATCCACTTGGTGGGGGATGTGCCCTCCCCCTTTCTCATCGGGCTGGTGGCGGACGTCTGGCATCTTACCGCCGGGGTGGCCCTGACCCTGGTGGCCCTGGTGCTGGCCGGGGCTTTTTTCCTGGCCGCGGTGCCCCACGTGGAGGAGGACCTCAGGCGGGCAGGGGAAACCGGGGCGCCGCTACTCAACGGGGTGTAA
- a CDS encoding fumarate reductase iron-sulfur subunit, with product MAERLLTFSIFRYNPATPEIAPRMQEFQLDETPNMTLFIALNRLREEQDPSLMFDFVCRAAVCGSCGMLINGRPGLACKTLTQDLPDRITLMPLPVFKLVGDLSVDTGVWFRQLNENLEAWIHTDKDFDPKAQEERMDNALAQEIYEAERCIECGSCIAACATANMRADFVGAAGLNRIARFLIDPRDERSPWQVFEVVGTDEGVFGCIGLMACDDICPMEIPLQQQLALVRRKMAWAGLKGK from the coding sequence ATGGCTGAGCGGTTGTTGACTTTCAGTATTTTCCGTTACAATCCGGCCACCCCGGAGATTGCGCCCCGGATGCAGGAGTTTCAGTTGGACGAGACGCCCAACATGACGTTGTTTATTGCCTTGAATCGCCTCCGGGAGGAGCAGGATCCGTCCTTGATGTTTGATTTTGTCTGCCGGGCGGCGGTGTGTGGCTCCTGCGGCATGTTGATCAATGGGCGGCCGGGGTTGGCGTGCAAGACTTTGACGCAGGATCTGCCGGATCGCATCACCCTGATGCCCTTGCCGGTCTTCAAGTTGGTGGGGGATCTGTCGGTGGACACCGGGGTGTGGTTTCGGCAGTTGAATGAGAATCTGGAGGCCTGGATCCACACGGACAAGGACTTTGACCCCAAGGCCCAGGAAGAGCGCATGGACAACGCTTTGGCCCAGGAGATTTATGAGGCGGAGCGTTGCATTGAGTGCGGCTCCTGCATTGCTGCATGCGCCACCGCCAATATGCGGGCCGATTTTGTGGGCGCGGCGGGCTTGAACCGCATTGCCCGGTTCCTCATTGACCCCCGGGATGAGCGCTCCCCTTGGCAGGTCTTTGAGGTGGTGGGCACTGATGAAGGCGTCTTTGGCTGCATCGGGCTGATGGCCTGTGATGACATCTGCCCCATGGAGATCCCCTTGCAGCAGCAGCTGGCCTTGGTGCGCCGCAAGATGGCCTGGGCGGGGCTTAAGGGCAAATGA
- a CDS encoding fumarate reductase flavoprotein subunit yields the protein MKWSEAHLSDVLVIGAGLAGERVAIEAASRGHTVTILSLVPPRRSHSTAAQGGMQASLGNVAMGYGDNPDIHFEDTVKGSDWGCDQEVARLFVELAPVAVRQMAQWGVPWSRVVPGKRTLPDGVEVEELPEKAGLIAQRQFGGTAKWRTCFASDGTGHVLQYAMDSVVVKLGITVHDRAEAIALIHDGKECYGAVVLSLRTGELRPYLAKATVIATGGYGRMYGVSTNAVINEGTGMAIALDTGVVPLGNMEAVQFHPTGIVPAGILVTEGCRGDGGYLLDKNLHRFMPDYEPVKKEVASRDVVSRWMVHHMRKGYGVESPYGPHLWLDLRHLGEAHICTNLREVFTICANFLGINCVQELIPVRPTQHYSMGGVRTNIHGEAVGLTRLYAAGEAACWDLHGFNRLGGNSLAETIVAGMVVGEKVAEFVQEAPLTFPFSVVEDHLAAQAARIESLRRRASGSENVYELRKKMEETLLEHVGIFRTGEGLQQAVTTLQELYQRSQDLRLRSSGLGPNPELFSALRLPGMLRLALCIAQGALLRTESRGSHYREDYPKRDDVNWLKRTLATWPPGASMPHIDYEPVKITELPPGDRGYGTMPIK from the coding sequence ATGAAGTGGTCTGAGGCCCATCTCTCTGACGTTCTGGTAATCGGCGCCGGTCTGGCCGGCGAACGGGTGGCCATCGAGGCCGCCAGCCGCGGCCACACGGTCACCATCCTCAGCCTGGTGCCGCCCCGGCGCTCCCACAGCACCGCAGCCCAAGGCGGCATGCAGGCCAGCCTCGGCAATGTGGCCATGGGCTACGGCGACAACCCCGACATCCATTTCGAAGACACCGTCAAGGGCTCGGATTGGGGCTGCGACCAGGAGGTGGCCCGCCTCTTCGTGGAGCTGGCCCCGGTGGCGGTGCGCCAGATGGCCCAGTGGGGCGTGCCCTGGTCCCGGGTGGTGCCGGGCAAGCGCACCCTCCCCGACGGCGTGGAGGTGGAGGAGCTCCCCGAAAAGGCCGGGCTCATCGCCCAGCGCCAGTTCGGCGGCACCGCCAAGTGGCGCACCTGCTTCGCCTCCGACGGCACCGGCCACGTCCTCCAGTACGCCATGGACTCGGTGGTGGTGAAGCTGGGCATCACCGTGCACGACCGGGCCGAGGCCATCGCCCTCATCCACGACGGCAAGGAATGCTACGGCGCCGTGGTCCTGAGCCTGCGCACCGGGGAGCTTCGGCCCTACCTCGCCAAGGCCACGGTCATCGCCACCGGCGGCTACGGCCGCATGTACGGGGTTTCCACCAACGCGGTGATCAACGAGGGCACCGGCATGGCCATCGCCCTGGACACCGGCGTGGTGCCTCTGGGCAACATGGAGGCGGTGCAGTTCCACCCCACCGGCATTGTCCCCGCCGGCATCCTGGTCACCGAGGGCTGCCGGGGCGACGGCGGCTACCTCCTGGACAAAAACCTGCACCGTTTCATGCCCGACTATGAGCCGGTGAAAAAGGAGGTGGCTTCCCGGGACGTGGTCAGCCGCTGGATGGTGCACCACATGCGCAAGGGCTACGGGGTGGAATCCCCTTACGGCCCCCACCTGTGGCTGGACCTGCGCCACCTGGGGGAGGCCCACATCTGCACCAACCTCCGGGAAGTTTTCACCATCTGCGCCAACTTCCTGGGCATCAACTGCGTGCAGGAGCTCATTCCGGTCCGGCCCACCCAGCACTACTCCATGGGCGGGGTGCGCACCAACATCCACGGCGAGGCCGTGGGCCTGACGCGCCTTTACGCCGCCGGCGAGGCCGCCTGCTGGGACCTCCACGGCTTCAACCGCCTGGGCGGCAACTCCCTGGCCGAAACCATTGTGGCCGGCATGGTGGTGGGCGAGAAAGTGGCGGAATTCGTCCAGGAGGCGCCGCTGACCTTCCCCTTCTCCGTGGTGGAGGACCACCTGGCCGCCCAGGCCGCCCGCATTGAGAGCTTGCGCCGGCGGGCCTCCGGCAGCGAAAACGTTTACGAACTCCGCAAGAAGATGGAAGAGACCCTCCTGGAGCACGTGGGCATCTTCCGCACCGGCGAGGGCCTGCAGCAGGCCGTCACCACCCTCCAGGAGCTCTACCAGCGCTCCCAGGACCTGCGCCTGCGCTCCAGCGGCCTGGGACCCAACCCCGAACTCTTCAGCGCCTTGCGCCTGCCGGGGATGCTGCGCCTGGCCCTGTGCATCGCCCAAGGCGCTTTGCTGCGCACCGAAAGCCGGGGCAGCCACTACCGGGAGGATTACCCGAAGCGGGACGACGTCAACTGGCTGAAACGCACCCTGGCCACCTGGCCCCCCGGCGCCAGCATGCCTCACATCGACTACGAACCGGTGAAAATCACCGAACTGCCCCCCGGCGACCGGGGCTACGGCACGATGCCCATCAAGTAG
- a CDS encoding KpsF/GutQ family sugar-phosphate isomerase: protein MGEKGKKAKTAPLPAEAARWLAIAREVLEAEAQAILKVAERLSDSLAQAVALILAHPGKVVVSGIGKSGAIAHKIAATLASTGTPAVFLHAAEAVHGDLGIYTPGDPSLLISKSGATAELLRLIPVLRRFRSPLIALVGNLNSPLAREADVVLDARVEREADTLNLAPTCSTTAALALGDALAVALMHARNFTRDDFARYHPAGQLGRNLWLTVADVMHRGEAVAWVGPETPLRQVIIAMTERPLGAACVVDEAGNLLGLITDGDLRRALITRQDIRGVKAQEIMTARPTTITPGASLKEAAQLMEDRPSQISVLPVVEPHSRRCLGLIRIHDIYQPELI from the coding sequence ATGGGTGAGAAAGGAAAAAAGGCCAAGACCGCGCCCCTGCCGGCGGAGGCGGCCCGCTGGCTGGCCATCGCCAGGGAGGTCCTGGAGGCCGAGGCCCAGGCCATCCTCAAGGTGGCGGAGCGCCTCAGTGACAGCCTGGCCCAGGCCGTGGCCCTGATTTTGGCCCACCCCGGCAAGGTGGTGGTGAGCGGCATCGGCAAGTCCGGGGCCATCGCCCACAAGATCGCCGCCACCCTGGCCAGCACCGGCACCCCGGCGGTCTTTCTGCACGCCGCCGAGGCGGTGCACGGGGACCTGGGCATCTACACCCCCGGGGACCCCAGCCTCCTCATCTCCAAAAGCGGCGCCACCGCCGAGCTCTTGCGCCTCATCCCGGTGCTAAGGCGCTTCCGCTCGCCCCTCATCGCCCTGGTGGGGAACCTGAACAGCCCCCTGGCCCGGGAGGCGGACGTGGTCCTGGACGCCCGGGTGGAGCGGGAGGCGGACACCCTGAACCTTGCCCCCACCTGCAGCACCACCGCCGCCCTGGCCCTGGGGGACGCCCTGGCGGTGGCCCTGATGCATGCCCGCAACTTCACCCGAGACGACTTCGCCCGCTACCACCCCGCCGGCCAACTGGGCCGCAACCTGTGGCTCACGGTGGCCGACGTCATGCACCGGGGGGAGGCGGTGGCCTGGGTAGGGCCGGAGACCCCCCTGCGCCAGGTGATCATCGCCATGACGGAGCGCCCCCTGGGGGCCGCCTGCGTGGTGGATGAGGCGGGGAATCTCCTGGGGCTGATCACCGACGGGGATTTGCGCCGGGCCCTGATCACCCGCCAGGATATTCGGGGGGTGAAGGCCCAGGAGATCATGACCGCCCGGCCCACCACCATCACCCCCGGGGCCAGCCTCAAGGAGGCGGCCCAGCTCATGGAGGACCGGCCCTCCCAGATTTCGGTCCTGCCGGTGGTGGAGCCCCACAGCCGGCGCTGCCTGGGGCTCATCCGTATCCACGACATCTACCAGCCCGAGCTGATCTGA